TCGCCGCGACGGACGGCGGCAATCATGACTTGCTCGTCTGGATACATGATCGGCTGAAAGGTGCGCGCGTTGCTCTGGACTGCGCGTAGCGCTTCCATTACGCGAATGGCTTGTGGGCCGGTATCGTGTGAAACGATTCCAATCTTAGCGTCTTTGATCTTGCCGCCAAAGGCGTTGCCCAGCACGATAAGTTGGACAAGCGGAAAGACCATGGCGGCAACCATGAGGGCAGGTGAGCGGAAGAACTTGCGCAGATCGCGTTCCACGATTGCCATCATGCGCCCGCTCTTGAAGAAGGTGCGCATGCTTACTTGCCCCACGCTACGGGAGATTGGTAAAGCGGCGAATCCACAATCTGATCGCGCAACTGTCTTCCGGTGAAGTGAACAAAAACGTCGTCCAGCGTGGTGCTCTGCACCGTTAAGGTTTTCACTACAACATTGGAGTGAACTGCTGTTTCCACAAGAGCTGTGGTGGTGCGCGAACCATCTTCAGTGAGGATGCGATACATGTCCGCGCCTTCCGGCTGCACGGATTTCACGCCCGCAAGGCCTTCCAGAGTCCTATGCCAGTTGGCAGGAGGCTGAAGAAATTGCGCTTCAATCACGCTGGACCCGGGAATGCTGTTTTTGAGATTGCGCGGCGTGTCCAGCGCCACCAGCTTGCCGTGGTCGACAATAGCAATGCGATCACAGAGACGGTCGGCTTCATCCATGTAATGCGTGGTGATCAGGACCGTGAGGTTCCGCTGCTGCTTGATGTTGGTAATCATTTCCCAAACAGCGACGCGGGACACAGGATCAAGGCCGGTGGTAGGCTCATCGAGAAAAAAGATTCGCGGGCGATGTACCAGGCCGCGCGCTATCTCCAGGCGCCGGCGCATGCCGCCGGAAAGATTTCGTGCTGGAGCGTCTCGCCACTGATTGAGATCGACCAGAGTAAGCAACTCGTCTATGGACTTGTCGCGGTCGGCAGCTGGAATACCGTAGAGCTTGGAATAAATGCTCAGGTTCTCCCATACGGTGAGGTCGCCGTCACTGGTCATGGCCTGGGGAATCACGCCCATGGATCGCCGCGCGGTGTTTGGATTTTTGCGCACGTCAGCACCTTCAATAATGGCGGTGCCGGAAGTGATGTCGAGCAAGGTGGTCATCAT
This portion of the Terriglobia bacterium genome encodes:
- a CDS encoding ATP-binding cassette domain-containing protein — translated: MPAPAIQVVDIVKRFGNFTAVDGVSFAVEEGEIFGLLGPNGAGKSTLIRMMTTLLDITSGTAIIEGADVRKNPNTARRSMGVIPQAMTSDGDLTVWENLSIYSKLYGIPAADRDKSIDELLTLVDLNQWRDAPARNLSGGMRRRLEIARGLVHRPRIFFLDEPTTGLDPVSRVAVWEMITNIKQQRNLTVLITTHYMDEADRLCDRIAIVDHGKLVALDTPRNLKNSIPGSSVIEAQFLQPPANWHRTLEGLAGVKSVQPEGADMYRILTEDGSRTTTALVETAVHSNVVVKTLTVQSTTLDDVFVHFTGRQLRDQIVDSPLYQSPVAWGK